One window of the Trifolium pratense cultivar HEN17-A07 linkage group LG2, ARS_RC_1.1, whole genome shotgun sequence genome contains the following:
- the LOC123905762 gene encoding L-ascorbate oxidase-like yields MSLLKAFFVWCIWLGLFELSFGRRVPYHFDVEYTYKKPDCYEHVVIGINGKFPGPTITAEVNDTLVITLTNKLSTEGTVIHWHGIRQLDTPWADGTAAISQCAINPGETFVYEFKVDRPGTYFYHGHYGMQRAAGLYGSLIVNLPKTQSEPFHYDGEFNLLLSDLWHTSSHEQEVGLSSAPMRWVGEPQSLLINGRGQFNCSLAARYGNTGLQPCNLKGGEECAPQILHVEPKKTYRIRIASTTSLASLNLAISNHKLIVVEADGNYVHPFAVDDIDIYSGETYSVLLTTNQDPNKNYWLSIGVRGRKPGTPQGLTILNYKKISASVFPISPPPITPLWDDFERSKTFTKKIISKMGTPQPPKTADRRILLLNTQNRLGGFTKWSINNVSLTLPTTPYLGSIKFKLNNTFDRTPPLDTFPMDYDIFKNPVNPNTTVGNGVYTFQLNQIVDVILQNTNQLTGNGSEIHPWHLHGHDFWVLGYGEGKFRPGVDEKSFNLTRAPLRNTAVIFPYGWTALRFKADNPGVWAFHCHIEPHLHLGMGVIFAEGVHKIKKIPTDALTCGATARMFANNKH; encoded by the exons ATGAGTTTGTTAAAAGCTTTTTTTGTTTGGTGTATATGGTTGGGATTATTTGAGTTATCATTTGGAAGAAGGGTACCCTACCACTTTGATGTGGAATACACATACAAAAAACCAGATTGTTATGAACATGTTGTGATTGGAATCAATGGTAAATTTCCAGGACCAACTATTACAGCTGAAGTTAATGACACTCTTGTCATTACACTCACCAACAAGCTTTCTACTGAGGGAACTGTTATTCACTGGCATGGAATTAGACaa CTTGATACTCCCTGGGCTGATGGAACTGCAGCAATCTCTCAGTGTGCTATAAATCCAGGAGAAACATTTGTTTACGAATTCAAAGTTGATAGG CCTGGAACATATTTCTATCATGGACACTATGGTATGCAGAGAGCAGCAGGGTTGTATGGATCTCTAATAGTAAATTTACCAAAAACACAAAGTGAACCATTTCATTATGATGGTGAGTTCAATTTGCTCCTAAGTGATTTGTGGCATACAAGTTCACATGAACAAGAAGTTGGCCTCTCTTCAGCACCAATGAGATGGGTTGGTGAACCACAG TCACTGCTGATCAATGGAAGAGGACAGTTCAATTGTTCACTAGCAGCCAGGTATGGTAACACCGGCCTACAACCATGTAATTTAAAAGGTGGTGAAGAATGTGCACCTCAGATTCTTCACGTGGAgccaaaaaaaacttatagaaTAAGGATTGCTAGTACAACTTCTTTAGCTTCTCTCAACTTGGCCATTTCA AATCACAAACTGATTGTAGTAGAAGCAGACGGAAACTACGTACACCCATTTGCAGTGGACGACATAGACATCTATTCAGGTGAAACCTACTCAGTCCTTCTCACAACTAATCAAGACCCAAACAAAAACTACTGGCTTTCAATCGGAGTCCGAGGAAGAAAACCAGGCACACCACAAGGCTTAACAATCCTTAATTACAAAAAAATCTCCGCCTCAGTTTTCCCAATTTCACCACCACCCATCACACCATTGTGGGACGATTTCGAACGAAGTAAaacattcacaaaaaaaatcatatccaAAATGGGAACACCACAGCCACCAAAAACCGCAGACAGAAGAATTCTCCTCCTCAACACACAAAACAGACTCGGCGGTTTCACTAAATGGTCTATTAACAATGTTTCATTAACATTGCCAACAACACCTTACTTAGGATCAATTAAGTTTAAACTAAACAATACATTTGACAGAACTCCACCACTAGACACATTTCCAATGGATTATGACATCTTTAAGAATCCTGTGAATCCTAATACGACTGTTGGTAACGGTGTTTACACGTTCCAGTTGAATCAAATTGTTGATGTGATATTACAAAATACAAACCAGTTAACTGGAAATGGTAGTGAAATTCATCCCTGGCATTTACATGGACATGATTTTTGGGTTTTGGGTTATGGTGAAGGGAAATTCAGGCCAGGTGTTGATGAGAAAAGTTTCAATTTGACGCGTGCGCCTTTAAGGAACACTGCAGTTATTTTTCCTTATGGTTGGACTGCATTAAGGTTTAAGGCTGATAATCCTGGTGTTTGGGCATTTCATTGTCACATTGAACCACATTTGCATTTGGGAATGGGTGTGATTTTTGCTGAGGGTGTTCATAAAATTAAGAAGATACCTACAGATGCTCTTACTTGTGGCGCTACTGCGAGGATGTTTGCAAATAACAAACACTAA